A window of Castanea sativa cultivar Marrone di Chiusa Pesio chromosome 1, ASM4071231v1 contains these coding sequences:
- the LOC142639711 gene encoding cytochrome P450 CYP82D47-like, producing MDFLLQHLNTNIIAGLLAIFIVSYFINNRFGSAKRQKAPEAAGGWPLIGHLHLFTGSQLPHISLGALAEKYGPVYTIRIGVHPALVISSWELAKECFTTNDVATCSRAKFIGANHLTYNYAMLGFSPYGPFWRNMRKITALELLSNRRLELLKDVRASEMEISLKKLYKVWTQKKDTGSGYVSLEMKQWFGDLTLNVVLRMVVGKRFIGAMATSDEKEAPKARQCQKAFRDFFHLVGLSLVGDAIPWLGWLDSLLGGHEKAMKKTAKEMDFLVTEWLEEHKQRRASGEGKGHQDFMDVMLSILEGVDLAGFDADTVNKATCLNMIAGGNDTTMVTLTWALSLLLNNRHTLKKAQEELDIKVGKGRLVNEADINNLFYLKAIIKEALRLYPPGTLAPREFHEDCTIGGYHVTKGTRLVVNLWKIQTDPSVWSDPLEFKPERFLTTHKDVDVRGQNFELIPFGSGRRACPGISFGLQMLHLTLASLIHAFEISTPSNAPVDMTATFGLTNIKSTPLDVVVKPRLPSNLFE from the exons ATGGACTTCCTTTTACAACATCTAAACACCAATATTATAGCTGGATTGCTTGCCATATTCATCGTTTCCTACTTTATCAACAACAGGTTTGGTTCTGCTAAGAGGCAAAAAGCACCAGAAGCTGCTGGAGGATGGCCTCTAATTGGTCACTTGCACCTATTCACTGGATCCCAGCTCCCCCACATAAGTTTGGGAGCCTTAGCAGAAAAGTATGGACCAGTGTACACAATCCGAATTGGGGTTCATCCAGCTTTGGTGATTAGTAGTTGGGAATTAGCTAAGGAATGTTTCACTACCAATGATGTGGCCACATGTTCTCGTGCCAAATTCATTGGTGCTAATCACTTGACTTACAACTATGCCATGTTGGGGTTCAGCCCTTATGGTCCTTTTTGGCGTAACATGCGCAAGATAACAGCTTTGGAGCTACTCTCAAATCGCCGGCTTGAGTTACTCAAAGATGTTAGAGCCTCGGAGATGGAGATCTCTTTGAAAAAGCTGTACAAGGTCTGGACACAGAAGAAGGATACTGGGTCAGGTTATGTTTCTCTAGAGATGAAGCAATGGTTTGGGGACTTGACACTCAACGTTGTTCTTAGAATGGTTGTTGGAAAGCGATTCATTGGTGCCATGGCTACAAGTGATGAGAAAGAGGCACCTAAGGCTCGTCAGTGTCAAAAGGCTTTTAGGGACTTCTTTCACTTGGTGGGTTTGTCTCTTGTAGGAGATGCTATTCCTTGGCTTGGATGGTTGGATTCATTATTGGGAGGGCATGAAAAGGCCATGAAGAAAACAGCGAAAGAGATGGACTTTTTGGTTACTGAGTGGTTGGAGGAGCACAAGCAGAGGAGAGCTTCAGGTGAGGGTAAAGGGCATCAAGACTTCATGGATGTCATGCTTTCAATCCTAGAGGGTGTTGACCTTGCTGGCTTTGATGCTGATACCGTCAACAAAGCCACATGTTTG AATATGATAGCAGGAGGCAACGACACAACCATGGTTACCTTGACCTGGGCACTCTCACTATTATTGAACAATCGCCACACTTTGAAGAAAGCCCAAGAGGAGTTGGACATCAAAGTTGGTAAAGGAAGACTAGTGAATGAAGCAGATATCAATAACTTGTTCTACCTTAAAGCCATTATCAAGGAGGCACTAAGGCTATACCCACCTGGAACACTTGCACCGAGAGAGTTCCATGAAGACTGCACCATTGGTGGCTACCATGTCACAAAAGGCACACGTCTAGTGGTCAATTTGTGGAAGATCCAGACAGACCCCAGTGTGTGGTCTGACCCATTAGAGTTCAAGCCAGAGAGATTTCTCACTACTCACAAAGATGTTGATGTGAGGGGTCAAAATTTTGAGCTCATACCCTTTGGTAGTGGTAGAAGAGCTTGCCCTGGGATATCTTTTGGCCTTCAAATGCTGCACTTAACTCTGGCTAGTCTCATACATGCATTTGAAATCTCAACCCCATCAAATGCACCGGTTGATATGACTGCCACATTTGGATTAACAAACATCAAATCCACACCACTTGATGTGGTTGTGAAACCACGCTTGCCATCAAATCTTTTTGAATAA